One window of the Labilibaculum sp. genome contains the following:
- a CDS encoding chondroitinase family polysaccharide lyase, translating into MKNKYPFSFLIVLILCFQRISAQDLFIPQILSFEETSVSQNWSCDSNSEIGISRQHYKHGKQSMRWDWNKNSALVFKGDINFKAFDPNSENKSIPTFCFWVYNETPKNENIKIQFGKDGNTNCWFEFGLNFKGWRAAWVAFERDMQGTPAEGMNRMSISAPENASGSLFFDHIMLCTPADSRWNTPDYQVPFVNAQTENHWLILYKSSLNKPIEKLESLTEQQTEGIQTINRRYSKEVIKKQNVNEKRIAELKKAYDEYQIVRSDDQISGKVMWFCRFSEIYEPYTKEWKNYFVKYEKDLANYTNVMYNIACAYQQTENTEYKNELEELFFNMSDHLIDQGWAEGSANGTLHHLGYSMRTYYSAYFLMRESLIRTQRAEQAQKAMEWYSGAKEVFAPMHEKGMSIDAFNTSVMGRLASILMLEDSPEKVRYLNAYVKWIDNGLAYAPGLKDSFKVDGSVFHHANNYPAYANGGFDGATLMVYFFSQTPFSISEQGHANLKQSLLKTRLFCNKETWPLSMSGRHPNGKGKLSAKHYERMALSGSPDGKDKTDAEMAAVYLRLQQGKKADSSAKRFKAEGFEAENDPNGNWTMNYAALGIHRRSNWSATVQGHSRYLWAAEHYIGANYYGRYLKHGQLQIISGENKPSVFTSGFNANGWDWGRFAGTTAIHLPIEQLRANILNVDQVSGYEEMLISDEAFAGAISMEGQNGAWAMKLHEHDKYNGSHRATKSVFFFDNRIICLGSNIENTNADYNTETTLFQNYLNQESENILFNNLVITEFPFSTTSQGKKASLLTDNVGNSFYIPAAYRVEVSKQQQFSKDQKKETPNQGNFATAVINHGKAPQAASYEYAILVQSSHNELVQFARQMNKKKTAAYTVLQQDKKAHIVRDNASKTTAFALFEANTDINQAGLTSVNAPALVMIKDKKNSKVMSLCDPDLHLYEGSADIVLENGKRKERSIYSRDWIYNESKVSKIQVKLKGEWTLEANDYCRLISSNENESLLEFTCQHGLTREVVLNKK; encoded by the coding sequence ATGAAGAACAAATATCCATTTTCATTCCTTATTGTATTGATTCTTTGCTTTCAGCGAATATCAGCACAGGACCTTTTTATCCCTCAAATTCTTTCCTTCGAGGAAACCTCTGTTTCTCAAAACTGGAGCTGCGATTCCAATTCTGAAATTGGAATCAGCCGGCAGCATTACAAACATGGCAAACAAAGTATGAGGTGGGATTGGAATAAAAATTCTGCCCTTGTATTTAAGGGAGATATTAATTTTAAAGCTTTCGACCCCAATTCCGAAAATAAATCGATACCAACCTTCTGTTTTTGGGTGTATAACGAAACCCCTAAGAATGAAAATATAAAAATACAATTCGGTAAAGATGGAAATACAAACTGCTGGTTTGAATTTGGATTGAACTTTAAAGGCTGGCGTGCGGCCTGGGTTGCTTTCGAACGCGACATGCAAGGCACTCCTGCCGAAGGAATGAACCGCATGAGCATTTCGGCTCCGGAAAATGCAAGCGGTAGTCTTTTCTTCGATCATATTATGCTGTGCACGCCTGCAGACAGCCGATGGAATACCCCAGACTATCAGGTTCCTTTTGTGAATGCACAAACAGAAAACCACTGGTTGATTCTTTACAAATCGAGTTTAAACAAACCAATTGAAAAGTTAGAAAGCTTAACCGAACAGCAAACTGAAGGCATTCAAACGATTAACAGGAGATACAGCAAAGAGGTCATCAAAAAGCAGAACGTAAATGAAAAACGGATTGCTGAATTAAAGAAAGCTTACGATGAGTATCAGATTGTTCGCAGCGATGACCAAATATCCGGAAAAGTGATGTGGTTCTGTCGTTTCTCTGAAATTTATGAGCCCTATACCAAGGAATGGAAAAATTACTTTGTAAAATATGAAAAAGATCTTGCAAACTATACCAACGTCATGTACAATATCGCCTGTGCTTATCAACAGACGGAAAACACAGAATATAAAAATGAACTGGAAGAACTCTTTTTCAATATGTCCGATCACCTGATTGATCAGGGCTGGGCTGAAGGAAGTGCTAACGGCACCCTGCACCACTTAGGCTACAGCATGCGAACCTACTACTCGGCCTACTTTCTGATGCGGGAATCATTGATCCGCACCCAACGTGCCGAACAGGCTCAAAAAGCCATGGAATGGTACTCGGGTGCCAAAGAAGTTTTTGCTCCTATGCATGAAAAAGGCATGAGTATAGATGCTTTTAACACTTCGGTAATGGGCCGTCTGGCAAGCATCCTGATGTTGGAAGATTCGCCTGAAAAAGTAAGATATCTAAATGCCTACGTGAAGTGGATAGACAATGGCCTTGCTTATGCTCCCGGATTAAAGGACAGTTTCAAAGTTGACGGTTCGGTCTTTCATCATGCCAATAACTATCCGGCTTATGCCAATGGAGGATTCGACGGAGCAACACTCATGGTTTATTTCTTTAGTCAAACACCATTTAGCATCTCTGAGCAAGGACATGCCAACCTAAAGCAATCCTTACTAAAAACACGCCTTTTCTGCAATAAGGAAACCTGGCCTTTATCAATGTCAGGACGTCATCCAAACGGAAAAGGAAAGTTATCAGCAAAACATTACGAAAGAATGGCCCTGTCGGGCAGTCCGGATGGAAAAGACAAAACAGATGCTGAAATGGCCGCAGTTTACCTGCGCTTACAGCAAGGCAAAAAAGCCGACAGCAGCGCAAAACGATTCAAAGCAGAAGGTTTTGAGGCTGAAAACGATCCGAATGGAAACTGGACGATGAACTATGCAGCCTTGGGGATTCACCGAAGATCCAATTGGTCGGCAACAGTGCAGGGACATAGCCGTTACCTGTGGGCTGCCGAACATTATATCGGAGCCAACTATTACGGAAGATATCTGAAACACGGTCAGCTTCAAATCATCTCCGGAGAAAATAAACCAAGTGTGTTCACCTCAGGTTTTAATGCAAACGGATGGGATTGGGGAAGATTTGCGGGGACAACTGCTATTCACCTGCCTATTGAACAACTTCGTGCCAATATTCTGAATGTAGATCAGGTAAGCGGATACGAAGAGATGCTGATCTCAGACGAAGCTTTTGCCGGAGCCATCTCAATGGAGGGGCAAAATGGTGCCTGGGCCATGAAATTGCATGAGCACGACAAATACAATGGTTCGCACCGGGCGACCAAATCTGTATTCTTTTTCGACAATAGAATCATCTGCCTGGGCAGCAATATTGAAAACACCAATGCAGATTACAATACAGAAACAACTCTGTTTCAAAACTATTTGAATCAGGAATCGGAAAACATTCTTTTTAATAATCTGGTGATTACTGAATTCCCTTTCAGCACAACAAGCCAAGGTAAAAAAGCCAGTTTACTCACCGATAACGTGGGAAACAGTTTTTACATTCCGGCAGCTTACAGGGTTGAAGTGAGCAAACAGCAGCAGTTTTCAAAAGATCAGAAAAAAGAAACACCCAATCAGGGGAATTTCGCCACAGCTGTAATCAACCATGGAAAAGCGCCGCAGGCAGCCAGCTACGAATATGCTATCCTCGTGCAAAGCAGTCATAATGAACTGGTGCAATTTGCCAGACAAATGAACAAAAAGAAGACAGCAGCCTACACGGTGCTGCAACAAGACAAAAAAGCACATATTGTTAGGGATAATGCATCTAAAACAACCGCTTTTGCACTGTTTGAAGCCAATACGGACATTAACCAGGCTGGATTAACATCTGTAAATGCTCCTGCTTTGGTGATGATAAAAGATAAAAAGAACTCAAAGGTGATGAGTCTTTGTGATCCGGATCTGCATCTCTATGAAGGTTCGGCCGATATCGTTCTGGAAAATGGAAAAAGAAAAGAAAGAAGCATTTATTCCCGTGATTGGATTTACAATGAAAGCAAGGTATCAAAAATACAAGTTAAGCTAAAAGGCGAATGGACCTTAGAAGCCAATGATTATTGCAGGCTGATTAGCAGCAACGAAAACGAAAGCCTGCTTGAATTCACTTGTCAGCACGGTTTAACCCGCGAAGTTGTACTAAATAAAAAATAA
- a CDS encoding sulfatase-like hydrolase/transferase gives MNKNISRRNFVKSTAAITAGMTLIPQGFLTSCMKEGKRPNLLFIFPDQYRKQAMGFMNQDPVKTPNIDALSQQGVVFTNAVSNHPLCSPYRGMLLTGKYPLSNGVLNNCHSGRTQFGNFLKPDDVCFSDVLSQNNYNAGYVGKWHLDGPAPPKDGGANVWDSYCKPGRYRHGFDFWYSYGADDNHLTPHYWINGAKEDEAKYFEQWSPEHEAEVVQKYLENAGDKFRDDEKPFALFWGINPPHHPFNLVPENYKKNFEGKTEKDVLNRPNVQFTDNTEMGSHGFGDMFVEKRISQATDYFAMCEGVDEQIGKVLQTLKDQGLDKNTIVIFTSDHGEMLGSQGMMHKNVWFSEAFDIPFIIRWPEKIKAGQTDDLLLSVPDVMPTLLGLMGLNKQIPTEVEGKDYSGIFRNEKVDRPEAALYFFAKPEDDTEKRRGVKTHTHTYVIAYDNNGEKMHFLYDDKNDPYQTKNIYGENSELEQDLTEKLREILIRTNDPFISCL, from the coding sequence ATGAATAAAAATATATCCCGAAGAAATTTCGTAAAAAGTACGGCAGCAATTACAGCCGGTATGACTTTGATTCCGCAGGGTTTTCTGACTTCCTGCATGAAAGAAGGGAAACGTCCGAATCTTCTGTTTATATTCCCCGACCAGTACCGCAAACAAGCCATGGGCTTTATGAATCAGGATCCTGTTAAAACGCCTAATATCGATGCTTTATCGCAACAAGGTGTGGTTTTTACCAACGCAGTAAGTAATCACCCGCTTTGCAGTCCGTATCGGGGCATGCTTCTTACCGGAAAATATCCTCTATCGAATGGCGTGTTAAATAACTGTCATTCGGGAAGAACACAATTCGGTAATTTCCTGAAACCTGATGATGTGTGTTTCTCTGATGTTCTTTCGCAAAACAATTACAATGCAGGCTATGTAGGCAAATGGCATTTGGACGGGCCTGCACCACCCAAAGACGGCGGTGCAAATGTTTGGGATTCCTATTGCAAACCTGGCAGATATCGTCACGGTTTCGACTTTTGGTATTCATACGGTGCCGATGACAATCATCTGACTCCTCACTACTGGATTAACGGGGCCAAAGAAGATGAGGCAAAATATTTTGAACAATGGTCGCCGGAACATGAGGCAGAAGTGGTACAAAAGTATTTGGAAAATGCCGGGGATAAATTCCGCGATGACGAAAAACCCTTTGCTTTATTCTGGGGAATTAACCCGCCTCATCACCCATTCAACTTAGTTCCTGAGAACTACAAAAAAAATTTCGAAGGCAAAACGGAAAAAGATGTACTAAACCGTCCTAACGTTCAGTTTACGGATAACACAGAAATGGGAAGCCACGGTTTTGGGGATATGTTTGTTGAAAAACGGATCAGTCAAGCCACAGATTACTTTGCGATGTGCGAAGGAGTTGATGAACAAATTGGAAAGGTGCTGCAAACTCTAAAAGATCAGGGCTTGGACAAAAACACGATTGTAATTTTCACATCCGACCATGGGGAGATGCTGGGAAGTCAGGGTATGATGCACAAAAATGTATGGTTTAGCGAGGCTTTCGATATTCCTTTCATCATCCGCTGGCCCGAAAAAATCAAAGCAGGACAAACCGATGACTTGCTTTTAAGTGTTCCGGATGTAATGCCTACCCTTTTAGGATTAATGGGATTAAACAAACAAATACCCACTGAAGTGGAAGGCAAAGATTACTCAGGCATTTTCAGAAACGAAAAAGTAGACAGACCTGAAGCTGCCCTTTATTTCTTTGCCAAACCCGAAGATGATACCGAAAAACGCCGCGGTGTGAAAACACATACTCACACTTACGTGATAGCTTACGATAACAATGGGGAAAAAATGCATTTTCTGTATGATGACAAGAACGATCCTTATCAAACCAAAAATATTTACGGCGAAAATTCGGAATTAGAGCAAGACTTAACCGAAAAGCTTCGTGAAATTCTGATCAGAACCAACGATCCATTCATTAGCTGCTTGTAA
- a CDS encoding sulfatase-like hydrolase/transferase: protein MDRRKFLKNSSLTLTGIAASKLLLGQESIFSFNPEFKGKRPNILFIMTDQQFAGAMSNAGNKNLKTPAMDYIAANGMRFEKSYCPTPLCVPSRSSMFTGMYPHEINVPINNMKAEWDTKQYPYMGKIMAKAGYDTGYVGKWHLPALPEDINTHGFEYIKYAKDNRIDALVDGACRDFMMEKREKPFLLVSSFVNPHDICQWARGDEMLNDHLGEAPAPEDCPELPANFEIPELEPDILRLMQTYSPTTYPTTDWDEGKWRQYRWAYYRLIEMVDARIQKVLDALKESGQEENTIIIFTSDHGDGHGAHKWNQKQVLYEESARVPLMVSWKGTIEGGSVNNKEVVSTGIDLIPTMCDIAGVVAPAYLKGSSFKNLALGKKEPTWREYTVIETEFCQSKESFHIKGRCVRTENFKYMVYDKGNLHEQLFDMLKDPGETNNLACKSAYQKQLVRHRRHLVKWMKETSDEFTLPC, encoded by the coding sequence ATGGACAGAAGAAAATTTCTGAAAAACAGCAGTCTTACCTTAACTGGAATAGCCGCATCAAAACTACTTTTAGGTCAGGAGAGTATTTTTAGTTTCAATCCTGAGTTCAAAGGGAAAAGACCTAATATCCTTTTTATCATGACGGACCAGCAGTTTGCCGGTGCCATGAGTAATGCAGGCAACAAGAATTTAAAGACGCCTGCGATGGATTATATCGCCGCCAATGGAATGAGATTCGAAAAGAGCTATTGCCCTACTCCTTTGTGTGTGCCTTCCCGATCGTCGATGTTTACAGGGATGTATCCACATGAAATCAACGTACCCATTAATAACATGAAAGCTGAGTGGGATACCAAACAATATCCATACATGGGGAAGATCATGGCAAAAGCGGGTTATGATACAGGCTATGTTGGCAAGTGGCACTTGCCGGCTTTGCCTGAAGATATCAACACGCATGGTTTCGAATACATCAAATATGCCAAGGACAACAGAATTGATGCTCTTGTAGATGGTGCCTGCCGCGATTTTATGATGGAAAAGAGAGAGAAGCCCTTTCTGCTGGTCAGCTCTTTTGTGAATCCTCATGATATTTGCCAATGGGCACGGGGCGACGAAATGCTGAACGATCACCTGGGCGAGGCTCCGGCTCCTGAAGATTGTCCGGAACTGCCGGCTAATTTTGAAATCCCGGAATTGGAACCGGATATCCTGCGTTTAATGCAGACTTACTCACCAACAACTTATCCAACCACAGATTGGGACGAAGGCAAATGGAGACAATACCGATGGGCTTACTACCGATTAATTGAGATGGTTGATGCCCGAATCCAAAAGGTATTGGATGCTCTGAAAGAATCCGGTCAGGAAGAGAACACCATCATTATTTTCACTTCTGATCATGGCGACGGACACGGAGCTCACAAATGGAATCAGAAACAAGTGCTTTACGAAGAGTCGGCTCGTGTACCGCTGATGGTGAGCTGGAAGGGAACCATTGAAGGCGGATCAGTTAACAACAAAGAAGTGGTTTCGACAGGAATTGATTTGATTCCAACAATGTGCGACATTGCAGGCGTTGTGGCACCGGCTTATCTGAAAGGATCATCCTTTAAGAATTTGGCTTTAGGCAAAAAAGAACCAACCTGGCGCGAATACACGGTCATCGAAACTGAATTCTGTCAATCGAAAGAAAGCTTCCATATCAAAGGCAGATGTGTAAGAACGGAGAACTTTAAGTATATGGTATACGACAAAGGAAATTTGCACGAACAGCTGTTTGATATGCTGAAAGATCCGGGCGAAACGAATAACCTTGCCTGCAAATCAGCTTATCAGAAACAGCTTGTAAGGCACCGCAGGCATCTTGTAAAATGGATGAAGGAAACCAGCGACGAATTTACATTGCCCTGTTAA
- a CDS encoding DUF1961 family protein: MIKYFLFLCAILISYSSIAQKSLESGKQKHLLYECDFNSKATLNDWVMEGPGIAKINKGRLELYSRYHKKVYRKMKKGDLVFEEGTEKWYQYYVDGLAKKAEPKLYPIYKQTKEFRGGHLVFWNKTMSSENYVIEFDFQSAVPYPLHMILFSAKGSKGEDVLDPCLKPRCGLANQYTRSDLYNYRISFLAPKRGTVNMRKCPGRRLVASGEDFSIGNIMGRHHIKVIKWMDQIEFQIDDKMVFQYKDTETDAPLSAGQTAIRLMVPARGYYDNYQIFELKE, translated from the coding sequence ATGATAAAATACTTTCTTTTTCTTTGTGCTATTTTAATTTCGTACAGCAGTATTGCTCAGAAATCATTGGAATCTGGCAAACAAAAGCACTTACTATATGAATGTGACTTTAACAGCAAAGCCACACTGAACGACTGGGTGATGGAAGGCCCGGGTATTGCCAAAATCAACAAAGGACGCCTGGAACTATATTCACGATATCATAAAAAAGTATATCGGAAAATGAAAAAAGGAGATCTTGTTTTCGAGGAAGGAACTGAAAAGTGGTATCAGTACTATGTAGATGGTCTGGCAAAAAAAGCAGAACCAAAATTGTACCCCATTTACAAGCAAACAAAGGAATTTAGAGGCGGACATTTGGTTTTCTGGAACAAAACAATGAGTTCTGAAAACTATGTGATTGAATTCGATTTTCAGTCTGCGGTTCCCTATCCCCTGCACATGATTCTATTTTCGGCAAAGGGAAGTAAAGGAGAAGATGTTCTCGATCCATGCTTAAAGCCTCGTTGTGGGCTTGCCAATCAATACACCCGATCGGACCTTTACAACTATCGCATTTCGTTTTTAGCTCCTAAAAGAGGAACTGTAAACATGCGTAAATGTCCCGGACGACGGCTGGTTGCCAGTGGCGAAGACTTCAGCATTGGGAACATTATGGGCAGGCACCACATAAAAGTGATTAAATGGATGGATCAAATCGAGTTCCAAATTGATGACAAAATGGTTTTTCAGTACAAAGACACTGAAACAGATGCTCCTCTTTCTGCCGGACAAACAGCCATTCGCTTAATGGTTCCTGCCCGGGGATACTACGATAACTATCAAATATTCGAGTTGAAGGAATAA
- a CDS encoding MarC family protein, producing the protein MKELINTILLLIAVIDPLGSIPVYLEATKHFDKKHKRKIAVNASITAFLVLLFFIVVGQIILEGMDITLEAFQISGGVILFLFALTMIFGEGKPESEKHLIKDYKHVTIFPVAVPSIASPGAIMAVVLLTDNHIYSLSQQVTTSLMLLIVVTITCILLLASNFIQKKIGESGIIVISKIMGLILASYAAQSILSGVKEFFMK; encoded by the coding sequence ATGAAAGAATTAATAAACACCATACTATTGTTAATTGCAGTGATTGACCCTTTAGGTTCGATTCCTGTTTATTTAGAAGCAACCAAGCATTTTGACAAAAAGCATAAGAGAAAAATTGCAGTTAATGCTTCAATAACAGCTTTTTTAGTGCTTTTATTTTTTATTGTTGTTGGTCAGATTATACTTGAGGGCATGGACATTACCCTTGAAGCCTTTCAAATTTCGGGTGGTGTAATTCTATTTCTATTTGCTCTTACAATGATATTTGGTGAAGGAAAACCAGAATCTGAAAAACACTTAATAAAAGATTACAAACATGTAACCATTTTTCCAGTTGCAGTTCCTTCAATAGCCTCACCTGGTGCTATAATGGCAGTTGTATTGCTAACTGATAATCATATTTATTCATTAAGCCAACAAGTGACTACGTCATTAATGCTTTTGATTGTAGTTACAATAACATGTATTTTATTGCTTGCATCAAATTTCATTCAAAAGAAAATAGGAGAATCTGGAATTATTGTAATTAGTAAAATTATGGGTTTGATTTTGGCATCATACGCAGCACAAAGTATTTTGAGTGGAGTAAAAGAGTTTTTTATGAAATAA